A section of the Oryzias latipes chromosome 8, ASM223467v1 genome encodes:
- the LOC101167963 gene encoding synaptic vesicle membrane protein VAT-1 homolog, whose protein sequence is MSGEDAPAQQQNAVDQKQETKPAEEPKAEPPKTESAPAGTAEAAATPAATTDKAPEEETFTYRALVLTGYGGYDKVKLQVKKGKPALKAGEVLVRVKACGLNFADLMARQGLYDRLPSPPVTPGMECSGVVEAVGDEVTDRKVGDKVMVLNRYGLWQDVAAVPASHTFLIPDGMTFEEAAALPVNYITAYMMLFDFGNLRPNQSVLVHSAAGGVGIAATQLCKTVKDVTVFGTASASKHETISSGGVTHPIDYRTKDYVEEVRKISPKGLDIILDPLGGSDTHKAYNLLKPMGKLITYGAANMLAGQKKNLLAVAKNWYHQFSIHTLSLIQGNKSVCGFHLGYLDGETELITQAMNTILDLYKQGKVKPCIDSTWHLEQVGEAMRKMQERNNIGKVILTTEPMPEEEKKEETKKEDKKEDKKKDDKKKEDKKKDDGKKEEKKEEKKKEEPKKEEKKEEEKKEEAKKEEK, encoded by the exons ATGTCTGGAGAGGACGCACCTGCCCAGCAGCAAAACGCCGTAGACCAGAAACAGGAGACCAAACCCGCAGAGGAGCCCAAAGCCGAACCACCCAAGACGGAGTCTGCGCCCGCCGGCACCGCTGAGGCAGCGGCCACCCCCGCGGCGACAACTGACAAAGCCCCCGAGGAGGAGACGTTCACCTACCGCGCCCTGGTGCTCACCGGCTACGGAGGCTATGATAAAGTTAAGCTGCAAGTTAAGAAAGGCAAGCCAGCGCTCAAGGCCGGCGAGGTTCTGGTTCGGGTCAAGGCTTGCGGGCTGAACTTCGCCGATTTGATGGCAAGACAGGGTCTGTACGACAGGCTGCCGTCGCCGCCGGTCACCCCGGGAATGGAGTGCTCCGGGGTGGTGGAAGCTGTAGGAGATGAAGTTACAGACAGAAAA GTGGGAGATAAAGTGATGGTGCTGAACCGCTACGGGCTGTGGCAGGATGTGGCGGCAGTGCCGGCCAGCCACACCTTCCTCATCCCAGACGGGATGACTTTTGAAGAGGCTGCAGCCCTCCCTGTGAATTACATCACCGCCTACATGATGCTCTTCGACTTTGGCAACCTGCGACCCAACCAGAGCGTGCTCGTCCACTCCGCTGCAG GCGGAGTGGGCATTGCAGCCACTCAGCTGTGCAAGACGGTGAAAGATGTGACTGTGTTCGGCACTGCATCTGCCAGCAAACACGAGACCATCAGCTCAGGCGGCGTCACGCACCCCATCGACTATCGCACCAAGGACTATGTGGAGGAGGTCCGCAAGATCAGtccaaaag GTCTGGACATCATACTGGACCCTCTTGGAGGATCTGACACCCATAAGGCCTACAACCTCTTAAAGCCCATGGGAAAACTTATTACTTATG GAGCGGCCAACATGCTGGCGGGCCAGAAGAAGAACCTTCTCGCTGTGGCCAAGAACTGGTACCACCAGTTCTCCATCCACACTCTCAGCCTGATCCAGGGGAACAAGTCGGTGTGCGGCTTTCATCTAGGCTACCTGGATGGTGAAACTGAGCTCATCACCCAAGCGATGAACACCATCCTAGATCTGTACAAGCAGGGCAAAGTCAAACCCTGTATCGACTCCACTTGGCACCTCGAACAG GTTGGGGAGgcaatgagaaaaatgcaggaGAGGAACAACATCGGCAAAGTGATCCTCACCACAGAGCCAATGCccgaggaggagaagaaggaggagaCCAAAAAGGAGGACAAGAAAGAGGACAAGAAGAAGGATGACAAGAAGAAGGAGGACAAGAAGAAGGACGATgggaagaaggaggagaagaaggaggaaaagaagaaggaggagcccaagaaggaggaaaagaaggaggaggagaagaaggaggaagcgaaaaaggaggagaagtga